The following proteins are encoded in a genomic region of Synechococcus sp. CBW1002:
- a CDS encoding HlyD family efflux transporter periplasmic adaptor subunit translates to MSLEGLHSRPLVLGLGLLVLVLGGVILLRQRSTPPARPAPAPATATTQTLEAVSALGRLEPDGDVRKLAEPMNGMGGSPRIQTLLVEEGDLVRRQQVLATFDSRPGLLAQKNVLFTRINSLQNQLVLLERETSRYRRLASAGATATGDLEVREIKLLELKGNLDEARSELRRVETDLVDSELRAPIDGTVLHIWTRAGERPGANGILELGGGTGMEAIAEVYESDIDRIRLGQKVRITSENGGFSGSLAGRVIRISPQVRQRDVLSTDPTGDADARVVEVRLAIDPADMERVRRLAGLKIVTRFES, encoded by the coding sequence TTGAGTCTCGAAGGGCTCCACTCCCGCCCCCTGGTCCTGGGTCTTGGCCTGCTGGTGCTGGTGCTCGGCGGAGTGATCCTGTTGCGACAACGGTCCACGCCTCCGGCCCGACCTGCTCCGGCCCCTGCGACTGCCACGACCCAGACGCTGGAGGCGGTCTCCGCCCTGGGCCGGCTTGAGCCGGACGGTGATGTGCGCAAGCTGGCCGAACCGATGAACGGCATGGGGGGGAGCCCACGCATCCAAACCCTGCTGGTCGAGGAAGGCGATTTGGTGCGGCGCCAACAGGTTCTGGCCACCTTCGACAGCCGACCTGGCCTGCTGGCTCAGAAGAATGTGCTCTTCACCCGGATCAACAGTCTCCAGAATCAACTGGTGCTGCTGGAGCGGGAAACCAGCCGCTACCGCCGCCTCGCCAGCGCCGGAGCCACCGCCACTGGTGATCTGGAGGTGAGGGAGATCAAGCTGCTCGAACTGAAAGGCAATCTCGACGAGGCCCGATCGGAGCTGCGCCGGGTCGAAACCGACCTGGTGGACAGTGAACTCAGGGCCCCGATCGATGGCACCGTGCTGCACATCTGGACCCGGGCGGGCGAGCGTCCGGGGGCGAACGGCATTCTCGAGCTTGGTGGTGGCACTGGCATGGAAGCCATTGCCGAGGTCTACGAGAGCGATATCGACCGGATCAGGCTGGGGCAGAAGGTGCGGATCACCAGCGAAAACGGCGGGTTCAGTGGCAGCCTGGCCGGCCGCGTGATCCGGATCAGCCCGCAGGTGCGCCAGCGGGATGTGCTCTCCACCGACCCCACCGGCGATGCCGATGCCCGGGTGGTGGAGGTTCGTCTGGCGATTGATCCAGCCGATATGGAACGGGTGCGTCGCCTCGCCGGCCTCAAGATCGTCACCCGCTTCGAGAGCTGA
- the devC gene encoding ABC transporter permease DevC, with product MQPLAALASLWSSRRIPMSWLLLTRQPARLAVALAGICFAGILMFMQFGFRDGLFDASVTIHKLFDTDLVLLSPRSSSSVSMAGFPRRRLVQTLADPDVAGITPVHWSLLLWRNPQTRATRSLLTLGFEPDDPLFTDPSLAAKSQVLTQRGRVLFDELSRPEFGPVAEWFRQGRLVESEISGKRVRVAGLVALGTSFGADGNLLTSSETYLSLLPETPPGSIEVGLIRLRPGADPAAVQRRLEAALPQDVRVYTKQGFINFEMNYWRDSTSIGFIFTLGAAMGFIVGCVIVYQILYSDVSDHLPEYATLMAMGYRLSTLLGVVAREGFFLAILGYLPAYAAGEGLYVLVRNATNLPVGMDTPRAVLVFGLILVMCMGSAALAMRRLADADPAEIF from the coding sequence ATGCAACCCCTGGCGGCACTGGCTTCGCTGTGGTCGTCCAGGCGCATTCCGATGTCCTGGCTGCTGCTCACCCGTCAGCCGGCCCGGTTGGCCGTGGCCCTGGCGGGCATCTGCTTCGCCGGCATCCTGATGTTCATGCAGTTCGGCTTCCGCGACGGACTGTTCGATGCCAGTGTCACGATCCACAAGCTCTTCGATACCGACCTGGTGCTGCTGAGCCCCCGCTCCAGCAGTTCGGTGAGCATGGCGGGCTTCCCTCGGCGCCGGTTGGTTCAGACCCTGGCCGATCCGGATGTGGCCGGGATCACCCCGGTGCACTGGAGTCTGCTGCTCTGGCGCAATCCCCAGACCCGGGCCACCCGCTCCCTGCTCACCCTGGGCTTCGAGCCCGACGACCCCCTGTTCACCGATCCCAGCCTGGCTGCCAAGAGCCAGGTGCTGACCCAGCGGGGTCGGGTGCTGTTCGATGAGCTGTCCCGGCCGGAATTCGGCCCTGTGGCCGAATGGTTCCGCCAGGGCCGGCTGGTCGAGAGTGAAATCTCCGGCAAACGGGTGCGGGTGGCGGGGCTGGTGGCCCTGGGAACCTCGTTCGGCGCCGATGGCAATCTGCTGACCAGCAGCGAGACCTATCTCAGCCTTCTGCCCGAAACGCCACCCGGCAGCATCGAAGTCGGTCTGATCCGCCTGCGACCGGGAGCCGACCCCGCAGCTGTGCAGCGTCGCCTGGAGGCGGCCCTGCCGCAGGACGTGCGCGTCTACACCAAGCAGGGCTTCATCAACTTCGAGATGAACTACTGGCGCGACAGCACCTCGATCGGCTTCATCTTCACCCTCGGTGCGGCAATGGGCTTCATCGTGGGCTGTGTGATCGTTTACCAGATCCTTTATTCCGACGTCAGTGATCACCTGCCCGAATACGCCACCTTGATGGCCATGGGTTACCGCCTCTCCACCCTGCTGGGCGTGGTGGCGCGTGAAGGCTTCTTTCTGGCGATCCTCGGCTACCTGCCGGCCTACGCCGCCGGCGAAGGCCTCTACGTGCTGGTGCGCAACGCCACCAACCTGCCGGTGGGCATGGACACGCCTCGGGCGGTGCTGGTCTTCGGCCTGATCCTGGTGATGTGCATGGGCTCAGCGGCCCTGGCCATGCGCCGGTTGGCCGATGCCGATCCAGCTGAAATCTTCTGA
- a CDS encoding DevA family ABC transporter ATP-binding protein, translating into MSVDPLATANAPQQGGPSVALRGLSHWYGSGAMERQVLQGIDLEIHPGEVVLLTGPSGCGKTTLLTLVGALRQVQEGSVRVLGQELLDSNRRQLQRLRRQIGMIFQGHNLLGFLSAEQNVQMGSDLLPGLGYRARRDQAREWLRAVGLGDHLGKLPHDLSGGQKQRVAIARALASHPRLLLADEPTAALDSRSGREVVELLRGLAREQGCAVLMVTHDPRILDVADRLVRMEDGCLQEQADPRPLVNATA; encoded by the coding sequence ATGTCCGTCGACCCTCTTGCCACCGCGAATGCGCCCCAGCAGGGCGGCCCCAGCGTGGCGCTGCGGGGCCTGAGCCACTGGTACGGAAGCGGCGCCATGGAACGGCAGGTGCTGCAGGGGATCGATCTGGAGATTCATCCCGGCGAGGTGGTCTTGCTCACAGGACCATCCGGCTGCGGCAAGACCACCCTGCTCACCCTGGTGGGGGCCTTGCGCCAGGTGCAGGAGGGATCGGTGCGGGTGCTCGGCCAGGAGCTGCTCGACTCCAACAGGCGCCAGCTTCAGCGGCTTCGCCGTCAGATCGGCATGATCTTCCAGGGGCACAACCTGCTGGGCTTCCTCAGCGCTGAGCAGAACGTGCAGATGGGCTCCGACCTGCTCCCCGGTCTCGGCTATCGCGCCCGCCGCGACCAGGCCCGTGAATGGCTGCGGGCCGTGGGCCTGGGCGATCACCTCGGCAAGCTGCCCCACGATCTGTCCGGTGGCCAGAAGCAGCGCGTGGCGATCGCGCGTGCCCTGGCTTCCCATCCGCGCCTGCTGCTGGCCGACGAGCCCACCGCCGCCCTTGACAGCCGCAGTGGGCGTGAAGTGGTGGAGCTGCTGCGGGGGCTGGCCCGGGAGCAGGGCTGCGCGGTGCTGATGGTGACCCATGATCCCCGCATCCTCGATGTGGCGGATCGTCTGGTGCGGATGGAGGATGGCTGCCTGCAGGAGCAGGCAGATCCACGGCCGCTGGTGAATGCCACGGCCTGA
- a CDS encoding glycosyltransferase family 2 protein: MFLSVVIPTYNRLPILRKCLLALEAQQLAAPVEDFEVVLVDDGSTDDTVTWLEQQADLLPHVRLIRQEHGGPAEGRNRGVDHAHGDVIVFIDSDLVVLPDFLCCHARALQRSWQSRGDKLCFTYGAVINTANFEEPTSEPHKLNDHSWAYFATGNVAIDRELLERAGLFDTSFRLYGWEDLELGERLRRLGVVLVRCPEAAGYHWHPPLSLEQIPDLIRVERERAKMGLVFFRKHPTRRVRFIIQYTWLHRALWELLTLGGLLNERSLRPLLAWLIRHGKAGLAMELLRLPLNRIGVRALYGEARQA, translated from the coding sequence ATGTTTCTGAGCGTCGTCATCCCCACCTACAACCGCCTGCCGATCCTGCGGAAATGCCTGCTGGCACTGGAGGCTCAGCAGCTGGCAGCGCCGGTTGAGGATTTCGAGGTGGTGCTGGTCGACGACGGCTCCACCGACGACACCGTCACCTGGCTTGAGCAGCAGGCCGATCTGCTTCCCCATGTGCGCCTGATCCGCCAGGAACACGGAGGCCCGGCCGAAGGGCGCAACCGCGGTGTCGATCATGCCCACGGCGATGTGATCGTGTTCATCGACAGCGATCTGGTGGTGCTGCCCGACTTCCTCTGCTGCCATGCCCGCGCCCTGCAGCGCAGCTGGCAGAGCCGCGGCGACAAGCTCTGCTTCACCTATGGCGCCGTGATCAACACCGCCAACTTCGAGGAACCCACCAGCGAACCGCACAAGCTCAACGACCACTCCTGGGCCTACTTCGCCACCGGCAACGTGGCGATCGATCGGGAGCTGCTGGAGCGCGCCGGCCTGTTCGACACCAGCTTTCGCCTCTACGGCTGGGAGGATCTGGAGCTGGGGGAACGACTGCGCAGGCTTGGTGTGGTGCTGGTCCGTTGTCCTGAAGCCGCCGGCTATCACTGGCATCCGCCCCTGAGCCTTGAGCAGATCCCTGATCTGATCCGGGTCGAACGCGAGCGGGCCAAGATGGGGCTGGTGTTCTTCCGCAAGCACCCCACCCGGCGGGTGCGCTTCATCATCCAGTACACCTGGCTGCATCGCGCCCTCTGGGAGCTGCTCACGCTGGGTGGTCTGCTCAATGAACGCAGCCTCAGACCTCTGCTGGCCTGGCTGATTCGCCATGGCAAGGCAGGGCTGGCGATGGAGCTGCTGCGGCTGCCGCTCAACCGCATCGGCGTTCGGGCGCTGTATGGGGAAGCGCGCCAGGCCTGA
- the rpsB gene encoding 30S ribosomal protein S2 → MAVVTLSEMMEAGAHFGHQTRRWNPKMSRYIYCARNGVHIIDLVQTAVCMNNAYKWVRNAARSGKRFLFVGTKKQASEVIAIEATRCGASYVNQRWLGGMLTNWTTMRARIDRLKDLERMESSGAIAMRPKKEGAVLRRELERLQKYLGGLKNMRRLPDVVVLVDQRRETNAVLEARKLDIPLVSMLDTNCDPDLCDVPIPCNDDAVRSVQLVLGRLADAINEGRHGAQDQRGADDES, encoded by the coding sequence ATGGCTGTTGTCACCCTTTCCGAAATGATGGAGGCGGGTGCCCACTTTGGGCACCAGACCCGCCGCTGGAATCCCAAGATGTCGCGCTACATCTATTGCGCGCGCAACGGGGTCCATATCATCGATCTCGTGCAGACTGCCGTCTGCATGAACAATGCCTACAAGTGGGTGCGTAATGCCGCCCGCAGCGGCAAGCGTTTCCTGTTCGTGGGCACCAAGAAGCAGGCCTCCGAGGTGATCGCCATTGAGGCCACCCGCTGCGGCGCCTCCTATGTGAACCAGCGTTGGCTGGGCGGCATGCTCACCAACTGGACCACGATGCGGGCCCGCATCGACCGCCTCAAGGACCTGGAGCGCATGGAGAGCTCCGGTGCCATCGCCATGCGCCCCAAGAAAGAAGGCGCTGTCCTGCGGCGTGAACTGGAGCGTCTGCAGAAGTATCTGGGTGGCCTGAAGAACATGCGCCGCCTGCCGGACGTGGTTGTTCTGGTGGACCAGCGCCGTGAGACCAACGCGGTGCTCGAGGCCCGCAAGCTGGACATCCCCCTGGTGTCGATGCTCGACACCAATTGCGATCCGGACCTCTGCGACGTGCCGATTCCCTGCAACGACGACGCCGTGCGTTCGGTGCAGCTGGTGCTCGGCCGCCTCGCCGATGCCATCAATGAAGGCCGTCACGGTGCGCAGGACCAGCGCGGTGCCGACGACGAGAGCTGA
- the tsf gene encoding translation elongation factor Ts → MAEISAKLVKELRDKTGAGMMDCKKALAESAGDMTKASEWLRQKGIASAEKKAGRTAAEGAIGSYIHTGARVGVLVEVNCETDFVARGEVFQELLRNVAMQIAACPGVEYVAVDDIPAEIAEREKAIEMGRDDLAGKKEQMKVKIVEGRIGKRLKEMALLEQAFIKDNTLTVAELVKQVAGKVGENIQVRRFTRYTLGEGIEVEQSDFAAEVAAMSGKAA, encoded by the coding sequence ATGGCTGAGATTTCAGCGAAGCTTGTCAAGGAACTGCGCGACAAGACCGGCGCAGGGATGATGGACTGCAAGAAGGCCCTGGCCGAATCCGCCGGGGACATGACCAAGGCCAGCGAGTGGCTGCGCCAGAAGGGCATTGCCAGCGCCGAAAAGAAAGCTGGCCGCACGGCCGCTGAGGGCGCCATCGGCAGCTACATCCACACGGGTGCCCGTGTTGGCGTGCTCGTGGAGGTGAACTGCGAGACCGACTTCGTCGCTAGAGGCGAAGTGTTCCAGGAACTGCTGCGCAACGTCGCCATGCAGATCGCCGCCTGCCCGGGTGTGGAATATGTCGCCGTCGACGACATTCCTGCCGAGATCGCCGAGCGCGAGAAGGCGATCGAGATGGGCCGCGATGACCTGGCGGGCAAGAAAGAGCAGATGAAGGTGAAGATCGTCGAAGGCCGCATCGGCAAGCGTCTTAAGGAGATGGCCCTGCTGGAGCAGGCCTTCATCAAGGACAACACCCTGACCGTGGCGGAACTGGTCAAGCAGGTGGCCGGCAAAGTGGGCGAAAACATCCAGGTGCGTCGCTTCACCCGCTACACCCTCGGCGAAGGGATTGAAGTGGAGCAGTCTGACTTTGCCGCCGAAGTGGCCGCCATGTCCGGCAAGGCAGCCTGA
- the recG gene encoding ATP-dependent DNA helicase RecG, producing MERGCVNLMGRQQRFSAFAAECWQAVPLSLRTEERSQARSFAEAFATYGQLSVARRQSLVRRCRQWLHDWQRSRQPSSPVAPPRLRLSPDSCQAPRRGSGRLQLDTPLAEMPGVGPKTAARLAALGLLLARDLLHYYPRDYLDYAHLVRISALEPGRTATIVASVRRCHAFNSPRNPNLSILELHLQDCTGRLRVSRFFAGKRFASPGWLKGQQRLYPPGADVAVSGLVKDSPYGPCFQDPLIEVLEDPRALVRSEQIGRMVPVYGLTEGLGADRLRQIVAGVLGLASAQPDPLPLAIRQHHALMERSGALVAIHRPTDAAQLQAARRRLVFDEFLLLQLALCRRRQEFRSRIAPVLQSPAGGTTDGTTGTASPTPTPTLVERFLDLLPFPLTGAQQRVLSEIRRDLARPQPMARLVQGDVGSGKTVVALAALLIAVEAGCQGVLMAPTEVLAEQHVAKIGAWLPQLHVSSALLTGSTPAARRRELLQDLINGQLQVLVGTHALLEDPVQFQRLGLVVVDEQHRFGVRQRNRLLAKGLQPHLLTMTATPIPRTLALSLHGDLDVSQIDELPPGRQPIRTRCLRASQRHEVHALIREQVAAGQRAYVVLPLVEESEKIDLLSAVAVHRQLQEEVFPDLQVGLLHGRLGSDDKQRVLTAFANGDCQVLVSTTVVEVGVDVPEASVMVIEHAERFGLAQLHQLRGRVGRGSAASQCLLIHDGNNALARQRLEVLVGSSDGFAIAEMDLQLRGPGAVLGTRQSGLPDLALASLTDDGSVLELARDVAQALIAADPNLEHHRGLAEALAEQRQRQLEAARLN from the coding sequence GTGGAGCGGGGTTGTGTCAATCTGATGGGCCGTCAGCAGCGCTTCAGTGCCTTTGCGGCGGAGTGCTGGCAGGCGGTGCCGCTATCGCTCCGGACGGAGGAACGGAGCCAGGCCCGGAGTTTTGCCGAGGCCTTCGCCACCTATGGCCAGTTGAGTGTGGCCCGCCGTCAGAGCCTGGTGCGCCGCTGCCGCCAGTGGCTGCACGACTGGCAACGGAGCCGGCAACCCAGCAGCCCCGTGGCACCACCCCGACTGCGGCTCTCTCCCGATTCCTGCCAGGCCCCGCGTCGTGGCTCCGGGCGGCTGCAGCTCGACACCCCTCTGGCAGAGATGCCCGGCGTCGGGCCGAAAACCGCCGCTCGCCTGGCGGCCCTGGGACTGCTGCTGGCCAGAGACCTGCTGCACTACTACCCACGCGACTACCTCGACTACGCCCATCTGGTGCGCATCTCCGCCCTGGAACCGGGCCGAACCGCCACGATCGTGGCCAGCGTGCGGCGCTGCCATGCCTTCAACAGCCCGCGCAACCCCAACCTCTCGATCCTGGAGCTGCATCTGCAGGACTGCACCGGTCGTCTGCGGGTCTCCCGTTTCTTTGCCGGAAAACGCTTCGCCTCGCCGGGCTGGCTGAAGGGCCAGCAGCGTCTCTATCCGCCGGGCGCTGATGTGGCTGTGAGCGGGCTGGTCAAGGACAGCCCCTACGGCCCCTGTTTCCAGGATCCGCTGATTGAGGTGCTGGAGGACCCCCGTGCCCTGGTGCGATCCGAGCAGATCGGCCGCATGGTGCCGGTCTATGGCCTCACCGAAGGGCTGGGTGCCGATCGGCTGCGTCAGATCGTGGCAGGGGTGCTCGGCCTGGCGTCGGCTCAGCCCGATCCATTGCCCCTGGCGATCCGTCAGCACCACGCGCTGATGGAACGGTCCGGCGCCCTGGTGGCGATCCACCGTCCTACCGATGCAGCCCAGCTGCAGGCGGCCCGGCGGCGTCTGGTCTTCGATGAGTTCCTGTTGCTGCAACTGGCGCTGTGCCGCCGCCGGCAGGAGTTCCGCAGTCGGATCGCACCGGTGCTGCAATCTCCGGCCGGCGGCACCACTGATGGCACGACCGGCACTGCCAGTCCAACTCCCACTCCCACATTGGTGGAGCGCTTCCTGGACCTGCTGCCCTTTCCCCTCACCGGTGCCCAGCAACGGGTCTTGAGCGAGATCCGCCGCGACCTGGCCCGCCCCCAGCCCATGGCCCGCCTGGTGCAGGGGGATGTGGGCAGCGGCAAGACCGTGGTCGCCCTGGCGGCCCTGCTGATCGCCGTCGAGGCCGGTTGCCAGGGGGTGCTGATGGCCCCGACGGAGGTGCTGGCCGAGCAGCATGTCGCCAAGATCGGTGCCTGGCTGCCGCAGCTCCATGTCAGCAGCGCCCTGCTCACCGGATCCACTCCGGCGGCGCGGCGGCGGGAGCTGCTCCAGGACCTGATCAACGGCCAGCTGCAGGTGCTGGTGGGAACGCACGCGCTCCTGGAAGACCCGGTGCAGTTCCAGCGGCTGGGTCTGGTTGTTGTGGACGAGCAGCACCGGTTCGGCGTGCGTCAGCGCAACCGTCTGCTGGCCAAGGGCCTGCAGCCGCACCTGCTCACGATGACGGCCACGCCGATTCCCCGCACCCTGGCGTTGTCGTTGCATGGCGATCTGGACGTGAGTCAGATCGACGAGCTGCCCCCCGGTCGCCAGCCGATCCGGACCCGCTGCCTGCGTGCCAGCCAGCGCCATGAGGTTCATGCCTTGATCCGGGAGCAGGTGGCCGCGGGGCAGCGCGCCTACGTGGTGCTGCCCCTGGTGGAGGAATCGGAGAAGATCGACCTGCTCTCAGCGGTGGCCGTGCACCGGCAGCTTCAGGAGGAGGTCTTCCCCGATCTGCAGGTGGGTCTGCTGCACGGCCGGCTCGGCAGCGACGACAAGCAGAGGGTGCTCACGGCCTTCGCCAACGGCGACTGCCAGGTGCTGGTCAGCACCACGGTGGTGGAAGTGGGGGTGGATGTGCCGGAGGCGAGCGTGATGGTGATCGAGCATGCCGAGCGCTTCGGACTGGCTCAGCTGCACCAGCTGCGCGGCCGCGTCGGTCGTGGCAGCGCCGCCTCCCAGTGTCTGCTGATCCATGACGGCAACAACGCCCTGGCACGGCAGCGGCTGGAGGTGCTGGTGGGCAGCAGCGATGGCTTTGCCATTGCCGAGATGGACCTGCAGTTGCGTGGGCCCGGTGCGGTGCTCGGAACCCGGCAGTCCGGTCTGCCGGATCTGGCCCTGGCCAGCCTCACGGACGATGGCTCCGTGCTGGAGCTGGCCCGGGATGTGGCCCAGGCGTTGATCGCAGCGGATCCCAATCTGGAGCACCATCGTGGCCTGGCCGAAGCGCTGGCGGAGCAGCGGCAGCGGCAGCTGGAAGCGGCCCGCTTGAATTGA
- a CDS encoding M15 family metallopeptidase, translating into MLRPWSAIPIDDAGEPLEALPMALLRLEPHPYQVLGAPYGTAEGPFRLRRGVIERLLQAQEQLQRQHPGWRLAIFDAWRPVAVQSFMVRHTVIEECGRLGLDPAPALALVQGDAEADAIAPAQRQVVEQVGRFWAPPSDDPATPPPHSTGAAVDLTLADSAGVPLAMGGAIDALDAVSEPDHYRAAAEQDPSSEAGTWQRRRHGLRQAMESAGFRQHPNEWWHFSHGDQLWAWRQGAAQARYGRCLD; encoded by the coding sequence ATGCTGCGTCCCTGGAGTGCCATCCCGATCGATGACGCTGGCGAGCCGCTCGAGGCGCTGCCGATGGCGCTGCTGCGGCTGGAACCCCATCCGTACCAGGTGCTTGGCGCCCCCTATGGCACGGCGGAAGGGCCCTTTCGCCTGCGTCGCGGTGTGATCGAGCGGCTGTTGCAGGCTCAGGAACAGCTGCAGCGCCAGCACCCGGGCTGGAGGCTTGCCATTTTTGATGCCTGGCGGCCGGTGGCCGTCCAGAGCTTCATGGTGCGCCATACCGTGATCGAGGAGTGTGGTCGACTGGGCTTGGATCCAGCTCCGGCACTCGCCCTGGTACAGGGCGACGCAGAGGCCGACGCCATCGCCCCTGCCCAGCGGCAGGTGGTGGAGCAGGTGGGTCGCTTCTGGGCTCCACCCAGCGACGATCCGGCCACGCCACCGCCCCACAGCACCGGAGCAGCCGTGGATCTCACCCTGGCGGACTCCGCCGGAGTTCCTCTGGCGATGGGGGGCGCCATCGATGCGCTCGATGCTGTATCGGAACCCGATCACTACCGGGCCGCCGCGGAGCAAGACCCCTCGAGTGAGGCGGGCACCTGGCAGCGGCGACGCCATGGGCTACGGCAGGCGATGGAGTCGGCCGGGTTCCGGCAACACCCCAATGAATGGTGGCACTTCAGCCACGGCGACCAGCTCTGGGCCTGGCGGCAGGGAGCTGCACAGGCCCGTTACGGGCGCTGTCTGGATTGA